GTTGCAAGGACATAAATACTTTGTTTTATGTATCTTCAACAAAATACTGCACATGTGGAAAACACGAAGGAAATCCATATATTGTTGATGGATGTGGGATATCTCCGAATGAAGGATCTCAACCCGTCATTAAAATAGTATCCATTGTTATCGGCAGTGTGGTTGGTGTGCTGCTCGCTGCAGCTTGGAAATACCACAAAGCTATTACTCGCACTCTTAAGGCTAAAGAGGTTAACAAGGCTAACGAGGCTAGCCGAAAACACATGTCTTCGAAGAAAGATGGAAGCATTTTGTTGGAGCAACAGTTGGCTGCTCTTGAGAATGACATTGAGAAAACCAGATTGTTTACTTCTGTTGAGTTGGCAAAGGCTACTGATGATTACAATGAGAATCGAGTACTTGGCCGTGGTGGTGAAGGTGTTGTGTATAAAGGGATGTTGGAGGATGGAACAATTGTAGCAGTGAAGAAGTCAGAGGGGTTGAACCAAGGTGATGTGGTAGACTTCATTAATGAGGTAGTTATTGTATCACAGATAAACCATAGGAATGTGGTCAAGCTGTTGGGTTTTTGTCTGGAAAGTGCAGTTCCTCGTCTTGTCTATGAGTTCATCCCCAATGGGACTCTCTTCTCTCACATCCATCATCCGCACGAGGATTTCCCCTTATTCTGGGAATTGCGGGTGAGAATTGCCAAGCAAGTGGCCGGAGCACTCGCCTACTTGCACTCTGCTGCATCTGTCCCTATCTATCACCGTGACATCAAGTCAACCAACATACTCTTGGATGAAAAGTATCGTGCTAAAATATCAGATTTTGGGACGTTAAGATCAATTTCCCTTGATAAAACTCACGTGACTACCCGAGTGGTAGGCACGTTCGGGTACGTGGATCCGGAGTACTTCCAATCGAGCCATCTCACTGAAAAGAGTGACGTTTACAGCTTCGGAGTGGTGCTGGTTGAGCTTTTGACAGGGGAGAAAGCTGTATCGGCTGTTAGAGTTGAGGAAGGAAGGGGTCTGGCCACGCATTTCCTGCATTCCAT
The genomic region above belongs to Salvia hispanica cultivar TCC Black 2014 chromosome 3, UniMelb_Shisp_WGS_1.0, whole genome shotgun sequence and contains:
- the LOC125212087 gene encoding wall-associated receptor kinase-like 1, which codes for MVPFLSSINLEVVNVSIYGVVIVNLPVLPVNCSEGRQTRESLPVSLTGSPFTVSAEYNTFAVLGCNAAVWFHDNGTLVGGCLAMCDDANSTDVISCNGINCCQTSIPRRVQEFECTYQSIQTSNRSFCGYVFPVDKKWLQNQDYKRYRGLVDDRLNPFDREFGFVPLVLEWEFDKQNGYCSSPSDVISGSSCKDINTLFYVSSTKYCTCGKHEGNPYIVDGCGISPNEGSQPVIKIVSIVIGSVVGVLLAAAWKYHKAITRTLKAKEVNKANEASRKHMSSKKDGSILLEQQLAALENDIEKTRLFTSVELAKATDDYNENRVLGRGGEGVVYKGMLEDGTIVAVKKSEGLNQGDVVDFINEVVIVSQINHRNVVKLLGFCLESAVPRLVYEFIPNGTLFSHIHHPHEDFPLFWELRVRIAKQVAGALAYLHSAASVPIYHRDIKSTNILLDEKYRAKISDFGTLRSISLDKTHVTTRVVGTFGYVDPEYFQSSHLTEKSDVYSFGVVLVELLTGEKAVSAVRVEEGRGLATHFLHSMEQDQLFNIVDARVLKEGKKEEIEAMAEIAKRCLHLNGKGRPTMKEVAHHLEGIKVEIPEKQIQSSGCDPTEDVDSDGFSPISEIIECSSSDES